CCGATCAAAGGCCAGACGGAATTTTTCGCCGTCATCGGCTTCCTTGATCCAGCGGGCGGCAAATTCACGGGCCAGATTGAGGTATTCATTGGCCTTGGCCTGATCGCCACGCATTGCGCACAGCTTGCCATAGGAGGCCAGCCCCATGATGGCCTTGGCGCTCAGGTTGACGTTGTGGGCCAGATGGCCGGCAAAGTCGTCCGTGCAGAGCTGATTTTCGGGGTCGTAACCTTTATCCTTGAGATATTCCGCCCACTGGGTGAGTTGTTTCCAATAAAGGCTGGCAAAATTGGCGTTGCCTTCCATTTGCGCCACGGCGGCCATGAGGATGAGCAGATTGCCTGATTCTTCCACCGGCATTTGATCGCGTTCCGAACGCTCGCCACCGCCGTACACCTGGCCGTTGGCCTTGGGGTAGGTGCCCAGGTCATGGGGCGCGAAGGGAAATTTCCAGCGGTCGCTGGCCGCGTAATTCATGAACGGCACAAGGAAAGATTTGGCCAGCGATGGGCCAAACAGCAGGAATTGCGGGGCCATGGGATAAAACACGTCCGAAGTGCCAATGCAGCCATTGCTGTGATTTTCCTTGGAGAACTGGAGTGGCTGGCCATTTTCATCAGCCACAAATTTGCCTGCGGCAAAGCATTGGCGGTAAGCCAGCGCGGCGAGCTTGGCATAATTGGCGCCGCCGGCGCGGGTGAGGTCGGCCATCAGTTCGACATCAAAATTGGCGCAGCGCTGTTTGAGAGAGGCATACTCGCGGGCTGAGGCTTCCAGCAGGTCTTTGGCTTCCCAGCCATTGCGCCGCCAGTAGGGGCGCAGGTTTTTGCGCATGTATTGGATGGAATAAATGTCGTCATAGGCCAGCATGAGCCAGCGGGAGACGGGCAGGGCGCCGACCTTGCCCACTTCCAGCGCCATGGCCATGACCGGGGCCTCGCTGGCTGCCACCGGAACGGCCAATTTGGCCATCGGCCATTCACCGCCGCTGGCAAAGGCCCCGCGGGCCAGGCTGGCTGGCAGAAGGCGCGAAGCTTTTACATTTTCCTTGGGAGCCGCAAGATAGAGATAGCCCCAATCAATACGCAGGTCGTCACCTTTTTTGGCAAGGATGGGTTGGTCCTGGGAACCCATTTTAAGCACGGCCAGCGCCGCCGTGTCTTCCATGGAAAAGGTTACCTGTTGGCGGGTTTCGTTGACGGTGATTTCAGCGTTGGCATCAAAATACACCGCAACTTCATGAGTTTTCCCATCGGTGGAACGAACATCATAGGTAACGTAAGTCACCGGGCGGGAGAGAATGTCTATGTCTTCGGGCAAAGCCGGGGTCATGAACGTAAGGGTCAATTCGATGCCGGCGCCTTCAAACACATAAACCGAGCGGGTCGGCAGCACCAGGAGGTCTTTTTGTTCCAAGGCGGGCAAGGTGGCAGGGCTGGCGCCCATGACACGAAAGGTCTTGCCGTCCACACGGATAAGGCTGGTCAGGCGATGCGGGCGACCTGTCCAGTGGGTGGTGTCGGTATCGGTGAGTTTGTCTGCCTGAGACCAAATGCTGAAGTAGGGATCACACGCGACCAATGGCGTGGCGGGGGGAATGAGCTTGTTGCCTTCCGCCCGGCGGGGGGCTGGTGGAGAATAAACGGATTTGTTCACCGCGGTGATGGCGGCCTGGTCCATTTTGACGAGGGCGCGGTCATAGGTCATAAGGCCGTTGACTTCAATTTCAACATCCGTCGTTTGGGTGTAAACGGCCGCCGCGAGTCCACGATCCCCGGTCAGGGCGTGCATGCGTTTAATGAGCGCCACGTACGCATCGGTCAGTTCCTCCATGTTTTGGTAGCTGCGATAGCCCCAGTTGCGCTCGTCCTGCCAGGTGTGCCCTTTGATGGGCAACCCAAGCCCGCCAAATTCACCCAGCACCACGGCGCGGTTAGGCTCCAGCGGGGGCACATCCGGGCCGGGGTAGCTATGAATGTCATGAATGTCACCGCAGCGGCGGTCGGCCCAGCCGCTGGCGTTGATGACCAGGCGGGTGGGGTCCCAGCTTTTGATGAGGTCCACAATGCGGCAGGTGTCCCATTGGCCCCAGCCCTCGTTGTATGGCACCCAAATGACGATGGAGGGGTGATTGTAAAACCCTTCCACCATCGCCTTAAGTTCGCGCTCAAAGTTGGCGCCCGATTCAGGGGAGCGCTTGATGTCAGGGTCGCGGCTGCCAATGTAGCGGTCGCCGCTGGGCATGTCCTGCCAGACCAGCAAGCCCAGTTTGTCGGCCCAGTAATACCACCGGGCAGGTTCAATTTTCACGTGCTTGCGGGCCATGTTGAAGCCGAGCTTGCGGGTCATTTCAATGTCATAACGCAGGGCTTCATCCGTGGGCGCCGTATAGATGCCGTCCGGCCAGAAGCCCTGGTCCAGCGGGCCGAATTGGAAGAGCGGTTTGTTGTTCAGGCAGAGGCGCAGG
This is a stretch of genomic DNA from Fontisphaera persica. It encodes these proteins:
- a CDS encoding glutaminase domain-containing protein — its product is MHSKSLTLTTWMKVLCWTFILGLGPLAVHAAWQPAKGRLMTRWAKDVRPDKVLPEYPRPQLVRERWQNLNGLWDYAITERNAPRPTQWDGQILVPFPIESALSGVMKMINENQRLWYRRSFRLPAAWKGQRVILNFGAVDWEATVFVNGKEMGTHRGGYDAFSFDITDALNPAGEQEIVVAVWDPTDAGYQPRGKQVRNPNGIWYTPCSGIWQTVWLEPVAPTHIQKLVITPNVDNGSVDVTAQLATTGGKVAVKAVVYDGKKAVREATLEIANATPGQAAPRLTLPVPNAKLWSPDSPFLYDLKITVTQNGRTVDTVDSYFGMRKISLGKDEKGILRLCLNNKPLFQFGPLDQGFWPDGIYTAPTDEALRYDIEMTRKLGFNMARKHVKIEPARWYYWADKLGLLVWQDMPSGDRYIGSRDPDIKRSPESGANFERELKAMVEGFYNHPSIVIWVPYNEGWGQWDTCRIVDLIKSWDPTRLVINASGWADRRCGDIHDIHSYPGPDVPPLEPNRAVVLGEFGGLGLPIKGHTWQDERNWGYRSYQNMEELTDAYVALIKRMHALTGDRGLAAAVYTQTTDVEIEVNGLMTYDRALVKMDQAAITAVNKSVYSPPAPRRAEGNKLIPPATPLVACDPYFSIWSQADKLTDTDTTHWTGRPHRLTSLIRVDGKTFRVMGASPATLPALEQKDLLVLPTRSVYVFEGAGIELTLTFMTPALPEDIDILSRPVTYVTYDVRSTDGKTHEVAVYFDANAEITVNETRQQVTFSMEDTAALAVLKMGSQDQPILAKKGDDLRIDWGYLYLAAPKENVKASRLLPASLARGAFASGGEWPMAKLAVPVAASEAPVMAMALEVGKVGALPVSRWLMLAYDDIYSIQYMRKNLRPYWRRNGWEAKDLLEASAREYASLKQRCANFDVELMADLTRAGGANYAKLAALAYRQCFAAGKFVADENGQPLQFSKENHSNGCIGTSDVFYPMAPQFLLFGPSLAKSFLVPFMNYAASDRWKFPFAPHDLGTYPKANGQVYGGGERSERDQMPVEESGNLLILMAAVAQMEGNANFASLYWKQLTQWAEYLKDKGYDPENQLCTDDFAGHLAHNVNLSAKAIMGLASYGKLCAMRGDQAKANEYLNLAREFAARWIKEADDGEKFRLAFDRPGTWSQKYNLIWDRILGFNIFPESVLKKEMAFYRKIQNKYGLPLDNRSTYTKLDWITWTATLTQNREDFEALINPIMLFLNETPDRSPMTDWYHTHNARKVGFTARPVVGGVFVQMLYDKAVWQKYAGRDKTKAANFAPMPKPPVLLTVVPTAQDEAVTWRFTTQRPADNWMKPDFDDRNWREGKAGFGTAGTPGSIIGTVWNTPSIWLRREFQLPEVNVQGIVLKAHHDEDMEVYINGVLAATASGYTTDYEEFPINAAALKALKPGSNVIAVRCRQTGGGQYIDVGFSRVVEQK